The following are encoded in a window of Caldilineales bacterium genomic DNA:
- a CDS encoding serine/threonine protein kinase, translating to MSPASAPHLVTRPGLSSGLLLRDRYEIIELIGQGGMGAVYKATDMRLTGRLCAVKEILPGLAGDEDGLSSYQEQFYQEASTLAQLDHPSLPKVSDYFSQDGREYLLMDYVPGRDLKEIMDEARERGEFLPEEQVLGWARQLCDALAYLHSRTPAVVHRDIKPANIKLTPSGHIKLVDFGLVKLLVSDENRTVTVVQGRGTVAYTPLEQYGGDTGHTDARSDIYALGATLYHLLTLRAPADARQRFLHPGSLPLPRTINPALAANTERAIMAAMAMHPDDRPAVIEDFSDLLFSTHETVTTGKIYAVPDPTWRDALAANKLLFTLATLLLLAALVISLST from the coding sequence ATGTCGCCTGCCTCCGCCCCCCACCTGGTCACCCGGCCCGGCCTCTCCTCCGGCCTCCTTCTGCGCGACCGCTATGAGATCATCGAACTGATCGGCCAGGGTGGGATGGGCGCCGTCTACAAGGCGACCGACATGCGGCTGACTGGGCGGCTGTGCGCTGTCAAGGAGATTCTGCCGGGCCTGGCCGGAGACGAGGACGGCCTCAGCTCGTACCAGGAGCAGTTCTATCAAGAGGCGAGCACGCTCGCCCAACTCGACCACCCCAGCCTGCCCAAAGTCAGCGACTATTTCTCGCAGGATGGCCGCGAGTATCTGCTGATGGATTATGTGCCCGGCCGTGACCTCAAGGAGATCATGGACGAGGCGCGCGAGCGGGGCGAGTTCCTGCCCGAGGAACAGGTGTTGGGCTGGGCCAGGCAACTGTGCGACGCCCTGGCCTATCTTCACAGCCGCACACCGGCCGTCGTCCATCGCGACATCAAGCCGGCCAACATCAAACTGACCCCCAGTGGCCACATCAAGCTGGTGGATTTTGGCCTGGTCAAGCTCCTGGTCAGCGACGAGAACCGGACGGTGACGGTGGTGCAGGGCCGCGGCACCGTGGCCTATACGCCACTGGAACAGTACGGCGGCGACACCGGGCACACCGACGCCCGCTCCGACATCTACGCCCTCGGCGCCACCCTCTACCATTTGTTGACGCTGCGCGCCCCCGCCGACGCCCGCCAGCGCTTCCTCCACCCTGGCAGCCTGCCCCTGCCCCGCACCATCAACCCCGCCCTGGCTGCCAACACCGAACGGGCGATCATGGCCGCCATGGCCATGCACCCCGATGACCGCCCGGCTGTGATCGAAGATTTCAGCGACCTGCTCTTCAGCACGCACGAAACCGTCACCACCGGCAAGATCTACGCCGTTCCCGACCCCACCTGGCGCGACGCCCTGGCTGCCAACAAACTGCTGTTCACTTTAGCCACCCTCCTCCTCCTCGCCGCCCTCGTCATCAGCCTGAGCACTTGA
- a CDS encoding FHA domain-containing protein, giving the protein MQQEVAMLILQRAEGGAARWPLDRNRLLIGRDPDCDVILPERVVSRHHASIERRHDGYYLADNGSKNGTFVNGEPVGEGVLLRDGDDIQIALRFRLTFVDAGATAPLTADLGRSQPAVGLRLDDTRRAVEIHGRLLDPPLSAAQYRLLATLVTAQGAVINRDEVVRAVWPDSESSGVTEQAIDALVRRLRERLAELEPEHQYIVTVRGHGFRFENPVEG; this is encoded by the coding sequence ATGCAACAAGAAGTCGCCATGCTCATCCTCCAGCGCGCGGAAGGCGGCGCCGCCCGCTGGCCGCTCGACCGCAACCGCTTGCTCATCGGCCGCGACCCCGATTGCGATGTCATCCTGCCAGAGCGAGTGGTATCGCGGCATCACGCCAGCATCGAACGCCGCCACGATGGCTACTACCTGGCCGACAACGGCAGCAAGAATGGCACCTTTGTCAACGGCGAGCCGGTGGGCGAGGGCGTCTTACTGCGCGATGGCGACGACATCCAGATCGCCCTCCGCTTCCGTCTGACCTTTGTCGATGCCGGGGCCACCGCCCCCCTCACCGCCGACCTGGGGCGCTCGCAGCCGGCCGTGGGCCTGCGGCTGGATGACACCCGCCGGGCGGTGGAAATCCACGGCCGGCTGCTGGACCCGCCCCTTTCGGCCGCCCAATACCGGCTGCTGGCCACCCTGGTGACCGCGCAGGGTGCGGTCATCAACCGCGACGAGGTGGTGCGGGCGGTCTGGCCCGATTCCGAAAGCTCCGGCGTGACCGAACAGGCCATCGACGCCCTGGTTCGCCGCCTGCGCGAGCGCCTGGCCGAACTGGAGCCGGAGCACCAGTACATCGTCACTGTGCGCGGGCATGGCTTCCGCTTTGAGAATCCGGTGGAGGGGTAG
- the hemW gene encoding radical SAM family heme chaperone HemW, which produces MPPLSLYLHIPFCQRKCPYCDFNTYAGREGRYEAYARALAADLRRAGLAMGRPEVPTVFLGGGTPTVLESEQLQTIFAGLRDGFRPLPLAEITSEANPGAVDQSRFERLRRLGVNRLSMGVQSFAGDELRFLGRIHSAGEAEEAFGLARRAGFDNINLDFMFGLPGQRPETWRRTLDQALDLGPEHLSLYSLIVEPETPLADWVASGRVPDPDPDLAADLYELACERLQAAGYEHYEISNWARGPLLADGLPAYACRHNLVYWRNQPYLGFGPGAHSWWGGKRWSVGRSVEHYIRAAAVHTPPHDYEEDISPALAMGETMMVGLRLLGVGVEREPFRQRFGREVAEVWPAELAELAARGLIEISDERVRLTQRGWLLGNQVFGAFLPEV; this is translated from the coding sequence TTGCCCCCCCTCTCCCTCTACCTCCACATCCCTTTCTGCCAGCGCAAGTGCCCGTATTGCGATTTCAATACCTATGCCGGGCGCGAGGGGCGATACGAGGCCTATGCGCGGGCGCTGGCGGCGGATTTGCGGCGCGCGGGGCTGGCGATGGGCCGGCCGGAGGTTCCCACCGTCTTTTTGGGCGGCGGCACGCCCACGGTGCTGGAGTCAGAGCAGTTGCAGACGATCTTCGCCGGGCTGCGCGACGGCTTCCGCCCCCTGCCCCTGGCCGAGATCACCAGCGAGGCCAACCCCGGAGCGGTCGATCAGAGCCGCTTCGAGAGGCTGCGGCGGCTTGGCGTCAACCGGCTGAGCATGGGGGTGCAGTCGTTTGCGGGGGATGAGTTGCGCTTCCTGGGGCGCATCCACAGCGCCGGGGAGGCAGAAGAGGCGTTCGGGCTGGCCAGGCGGGCCGGGTTCGACAATATCAACCTGGATTTCATGTTCGGGCTGCCCGGCCAGCGCCCCGAAACCTGGCGGCGCACGCTCGATCAGGCCCTCGACCTCGGCCCCGAGCACCTTTCGCTCTACAGCCTGATCGTCGAGCCGGAGACGCCGCTGGCCGATTGGGTGGCGAGCGGCCGAGTGCCCGACCCCGACCCCGACCTGGCTGCCGACCTCTATGAGCTGGCCTGCGAACGGCTCCAAGCGGCCGGCTACGAGCACTACGAAATCTCGAACTGGGCGCGGGGGCCGCTGCTGGCAGATGGCTTGCCGGCCTACGCCTGCCGCCACAATCTGGTCTATTGGCGCAACCAGCCGTATCTGGGCTTTGGGCCGGGCGCGCATAGCTGGTGGGGCGGCAAACGCTGGTCGGTGGGGCGCAGTGTCGAGCACTACATCCGGGCGGCGGCCGTCCACACCCCGCCGCATGATTACGAAGAAGACATCTCCCCCGCCCTGGCCATGGGCGAGACGATGATGGTGGGACTGCGGTTACTGGGCGTGGGCGTGGAACGGGAGCCGTTCCGGCAGCGTTTTGGCCGCGAGGTGGCCGAGGTTTGGCCGGCGGAGTTGGCGGAGTTGGCAGCACGGGGGCTGATCGAGATCAGCGATGAGCGGGTGCGACTGACGCAGCGGGGGTGGCTGTTGGGGAATCAGGTGTTTGGGGCGTTTCTGCCGGAGGTTTGA
- a CDS encoding substrate-binding domain-containing protein gives MIPSQREALILGLLKQNGVVSVAEVCSHCNCSPETARRDLRRLEERGAAARTHGGAVLTRGGMQVQARGNGSGIAEARTALVDRADVLVVTAKESRAIHLLVERGRRAGLPIIAEATGYPGAKSIVAVDNYRAGFELGQWVADRGRQCLGDVITALIVGYHQPNTEARTRGFEDGLRHLPARQRRLLRVDGQGLRQASRQITADALRLDPEINVIFGINDDSTLGALDAWREAGLPLDRLIVATFGLEGNSARELLEQERPYTVGVAMFPELVGRTCIDAAVCAYHNCPLPERILTPFAIVTPDSLGRFYERDARTGDWRLNWQAAEQLPSASAGFTLTSQCQGRPKPRRIGYVQVFSSHEWYQNMRRAMEEHSRGQGITLEVIDTSQDLAQEVEALKQAIGQSAAHFVHDGDTIILDAGKTAAYLARSLRGRNGLTVITSSLAVADELREEPGITLVLSGGVARRETQALVGPNAETAFHGLRADKVFLAVTGVSLGFGLSNTNIAEATVKQQMLAAAREVIVLADYSKIGVESLVKVAPIDAVHRLITDSNISAHDRLTFTQRGIEVSIAEV, from the coding sequence GTGATACCCAGCCAGCGCGAAGCGCTCATCCTCGGTCTTCTCAAGCAGAACGGCGTCGTCAGTGTCGCCGAAGTTTGCTCGCACTGCAATTGCTCGCCCGAGACGGCGCGGCGGGACTTGCGCCGCCTGGAGGAGCGGGGCGCGGCGGCGCGGACGCACGGCGGGGCGGTGTTGACGCGAGGGGGGATGCAGGTGCAGGCCAGGGGCAATGGTTCCGGCATCGCCGAAGCGCGCACGGCCTTGGTCGACCGCGCCGATGTCCTGGTCGTCACCGCCAAAGAGAGCAGGGCCATCCACCTGCTGGTCGAGCGCGGCCGCCGGGCGGGTCTGCCCATCATCGCCGAAGCGACCGGCTATCCGGGCGCCAAGAGTATCGTCGCCGTAGACAACTACCGCGCCGGCTTCGAGTTGGGACAGTGGGTGGCCGATCGCGGGCGCCAATGCCTGGGCGACGTCATCACAGCCCTGATCGTCGGCTATCACCAGCCCAACACCGAGGCGCGCACGCGCGGCTTCGAGGATGGCCTGCGCCATCTGCCTGCGCGCCAGCGCCGCTTGCTGCGCGTCGATGGCCAGGGGTTGCGCCAGGCATCGCGACAGATCACGGCCGATGCGCTCAGGCTGGACCCCGAAATCAATGTCATCTTCGGCATCAATGATGATTCGACCCTGGGTGCGCTGGATGCCTGGCGCGAGGCGGGCCTGCCCCTCGACCGACTGATCGTGGCCACGTTTGGCCTGGAGGGGAACAGCGCCCGCGAGTTGCTGGAGCAGGAGCGTCCGTACACCGTTGGCGTCGCCATGTTCCCCGAATTGGTGGGACGCACGTGCATCGATGCCGCCGTCTGCGCCTACCACAACTGCCCGCTGCCCGAACGCATCCTCACACCCTTCGCCATCGTCACGCCCGACAGCCTGGGCCGCTTTTATGAACGCGATGCCAGGACGGGTGATTGGCGGTTGAACTGGCAGGCGGCCGAGCAATTGCCCTCGGCCAGCGCCGGCTTCACCCTGACCAGCCAGTGTCAGGGCCGGCCCAAACCCCGTCGCATCGGCTATGTCCAGGTCTTCAGCTCGCACGAATGGTATCAGAACATGCGCCGGGCGATGGAGGAACACAGCCGGGGCCAGGGCATCACGCTCGAGGTTATCGACACCAGCCAGGATCTGGCGCAAGAGGTGGAGGCGCTGAAACAGGCCATCGGCCAGTCGGCGGCGCACTTCGTCCACGATGGCGATACGATTATCCTCGACGCCGGCAAGACGGCCGCCTATCTGGCCCGCTCGCTGCGTGGGCGCAACGGCCTTACCGTGATCACCAGTTCGCTGGCCGTGGCGGACGAACTGCGCGAGGAGCCGGGGATCACGCTGGTGCTGTCGGGAGGGGTGGCGCGGCGAGAGACGCAGGCGCTGGTCGGCCCCAATGCCGAGACGGCGTTTCACGGTCTGCGCGCCGACAAGGTCTTCCTGGCCGTCACCGGGGTCAGCCTGGGTTTTGGCCTCTCCAACACCAACATCGCCGAAGCCACCGTCAAGCAGCAGATGCTTGCGGCGGCGCGCGAGGTCATCGTCCTGGCCGATTACAGCAAGATCGGCGTCGAATCGCTGGTCAAGGTGGCGCCCATCGACGCCGTCCACCGCCTCATCACCGACAGCAACATCAGCGCCCACGACCGCCTGACCTTCACCCAGCGCGGGATAGAGGTGTCGATTGCGGAGGTTTGA
- a CDS encoding DUF4432 family protein — MPLALPRNHGCRISDAWTYQGLRTLILENELLRVTVLLDKGSDIVEFRYKPLDLDFLFFAPPGIRNPNHGLVSAPSGGPFLDYFSGGWNEVLPNGGPLVNYKGAELGQHGEVSLIPWEHTILEDAPDRVSVRLWVRPLRTPFFLEKTLSLEPDRAVLTLDERLVNEGGEAMHAMWGQHIAFGRPFLDEGAVIDAPARKFIVHEAMPGYEPRRFQPGAVAGWPLVPTPAGGVEDASRVPAFGAVQAQEMAYLAELSDGWYAITNPQRQAGFGVRFDPTLYRYVWYWQQLGNVAQGYPWWGRVHTTALEPWTSYPTSGLNTAIANGTALLLQPGQEITTRFLAVAYAGSQRVAGISANGDVFRVP, encoded by the coding sequence ATGCCCCTCGCCCTCCCTCGCAATCACGGCTGCCGCATCTCCGACGCCTGGACGTATCAGGGTCTGCGCACGCTCATCCTCGAAAACGAGCTGCTGCGCGTGACTGTCCTGCTCGATAAGGGCAGCGACATCGTCGAATTCCGCTACAAGCCGCTGGATCTCGATTTCCTGTTCTTCGCCCCGCCCGGCATCCGCAACCCCAACCACGGCCTCGTCTCGGCGCCGTCGGGCGGGCCGTTCCTGGATTACTTCAGCGGTGGCTGGAACGAAGTCCTGCCCAACGGCGGCCCGCTCGTGAACTACAAGGGGGCGGAGCTAGGCCAGCACGGCGAGGTCAGTCTGATCCCGTGGGAGCACACCATTTTGGAGGATGCGCCCGATCGGGTTTCCGTTCGACTCTGGGTGCGGCCGCTGCGCACGCCGTTCTTCCTGGAGAAGACCCTCTCGCTGGAACCCGATCGGGCGGTTCTCACCCTCGACGAACGGCTTGTGAATGAGGGGGGCGAGGCCATGCACGCCATGTGGGGCCAGCACATCGCCTTTGGTCGTCCGTTCCTCGATGAAGGCGCAGTGATCGACGCGCCCGCTCGCAAATTCATCGTCCACGAGGCCATGCCCGGCTACGAGCCGCGGCGCTTCCAGCCCGGCGCTGTGGCCGGCTGGCCGCTGGTCCCCACGCCTGCCGGTGGGGTGGAGGATGCCAGCCGGGTGCCAGCCTTTGGGGCCGTCCAGGCGCAGGAGATGGCCTATCTGGCCGAGCTGAGCGATGGCTGGTATGCCATCACCAATCCGCAAAGGCAGGCCGGCTTCGGCGTGCGCTTCGACCCCACTCTGTATCGATACGTGTGGTACTGGCAGCAACTCGGCAACGTGGCCCAGGGCTACCCATGGTGGGGCCGTGTGCACACCACCGCTCTCGAGCCGTGGACGAGCTATCCCACCAGCGGCCTGAACACGGCCATCGCCAACGGCACCGCCCTCCTCCTGCAACCCGGCCAGGAGATCACCACCCGTTTTCTGGCCGTAGCCTACGCCGGCAGCCAGCGCGTGGCCGGAATCTCAGCCAACGGCGATGTGTTCCGTGTTCCGTAA
- a CDS encoding class II fructose-bisphosphate aldolase — MLPTQTAMLNAWHAGLMIPAFNVPYLPMMQPVIQAVVDQDAFALIEVARLEWIKFEAQSQAAVRDEFRRWQQPDHVRLHQDHVPVIDEDNLHVDFLSILQSAIDLGYHSVMVDGSRLSLEDNIAATRQAVELAHAAGVPCEAELGAVLGHEAGPLPPYEELFASGQGFTAVEEARRFAAETGCDWLSVAIGNIHGAISGLAKDQKKVEARLSLDHLAKLRQATGVPLVLHGGSGVRRDDVLAGVKLGIAKINIGTEIRQAYEQKLRESGSTAAAQDACYERTVWVIRDYFGLNGKRSIITGGPSLRSG; from the coding sequence ATGCTCCCCACCCAAACCGCCATGCTGAACGCGTGGCACGCTGGGCTGATGATCCCGGCTTTCAATGTCCCCTATCTGCCCATGATGCAGCCCGTGATCCAGGCTGTGGTCGATCAGGACGCGTTCGCGCTGATCGAAGTCGCCCGGCTGGAATGGATCAAATTCGAGGCCCAGAGCCAGGCGGCCGTCAGGGACGAATTCAGGCGCTGGCAGCAGCCAGATCATGTCCGCCTGCATCAAGATCACGTGCCCGTGATCGACGAGGACAACCTGCACGTCGATTTCCTCAGCATCCTGCAAAGCGCCATCGATCTGGGCTACCACTCGGTCATGGTCGATGGCTCGCGGCTCTCGCTGGAAGACAACATCGCCGCCACGCGGCAGGCCGTCGAGTTGGCGCACGCGGCTGGCGTCCCCTGTGAAGCCGAACTGGGCGCGGTGCTGGGCCACGAGGCGGGGCCGCTGCCGCCATATGAGGAGCTTTTCGCTTCGGGCCAGGGCTTCACCGCGGTGGAAGAGGCACGGCGCTTTGCTGCCGAAACCGGTTGCGACTGGCTGTCAGTCGCCATCGGCAACATCCACGGCGCCATCTCTGGCCTGGCCAAAGACCAGAAAAAGGTCGAAGCCCGGCTTAGCCTCGACCATCTGGCGAAACTGCGCCAGGCTACCGGCGTGCCGCTGGTTTTGCACGGCGGGTCGGGCGTGCGCCGCGACGACGTGCTGGCGGGTGTGAAGCTGGGCATCGCCAAGATCAACATCGGCACCGAAATCCGCCAGGCCTATGAACAGAAGCTGCGCGAATCCGGCAGCACCGCCGCCGCCCAAGACGCCTGTTACGAGCGTACAGTCTGGGTGATCCGAGATTACTTTGGACTGAACGGCAAGCGCAGCATCATCACCGGCGGTCCTTCGCTTCGCTCAGGATGA
- a CDS encoding extracellular solute-binding protein → MQHNRRIYLIIAVLAVLSMLLSACAAAPAAAPTAAPAATEAPAATEAPAATEAPAATEAPAAPEAKMLEMYHDKASWEQNTNTMGEMAAGDIGVGWKTVPFADTTNYQATVRAALGTDAAPDLYTWWSGYRMEDIVKAGAAADLTDVWKKYIDSGEYTQDVANAFAFDGKVYAVPLLTANWVVYYNKKFFDQNGWKAPTTWDEFMKLNDELKAKGVTPMAVTIDGRWPAFIMFEEMVLRTAGPDFYNKLVSGQAKYTDPEVVNAMTVWKDMIEKGYFTDPGIPFGTGENAILPLFQQGKVAMIPIGDWYSSTLVGGGLKPGEDYDAFIMPNMDSKLPPALFFEAGPLLVGEKSPNKADAIKAVEWWMSVAAQNKWSELAGFTSANANADPANAVGAGIQKWIADNKAVKVQRYWEATPPDIVEFAVDELGRFMTDPSTMDEVLKNIQAKADEVWAARQ, encoded by the coding sequence ATGCAACACAATCGCCGAATCTACCTCATCATCGCCGTCCTGGCCGTCCTGAGCATGCTGCTGTCAGCCTGCGCCGCTGCACCGGCTGCGGCGCCGACCGCTGCTCCTGCCGCCACCGAAGCGCCCGCCGCCACCGAAGCGCCCGCTGCTACCGAAGCCCCTGCTGCCACCGAGGCTCCTGCCGCCCCAGAAGCCAAGATGCTCGAGATGTACCACGACAAGGCAAGCTGGGAGCAGAACACCAATACCATGGGCGAGATGGCAGCCGGTGACATCGGCGTCGGCTGGAAAACGGTGCCTTTTGCCGACACAACCAACTATCAGGCTACGGTGCGTGCGGCTCTCGGCACTGATGCCGCACCCGATCTGTACACCTGGTGGTCGGGCTACCGGATGGAAGACATCGTCAAAGCTGGCGCCGCCGCCGACCTGACCGACGTCTGGAAGAAGTATATCGACTCCGGCGAATACACCCAGGATGTGGCCAACGCCTTTGCCTTCGACGGCAAGGTCTACGCCGTGCCCCTGCTGACTGCCAACTGGGTCGTCTACTACAACAAGAAGTTCTTCGATCAGAATGGCTGGAAAGCGCCCACGACTTGGGATGAGTTCATGAAGCTGAATGATGAACTCAAGGCCAAAGGCGTCACCCCCATGGCTGTGACTATCGATGGCCGCTGGCCTGCTTTCATCATGTTCGAGGAAATGGTGTTGCGCACCGCCGGGCCTGATTTTTACAACAAGCTGGTCTCTGGCCAGGCCAAGTACACCGATCCCGAAGTCGTCAATGCCATGACTGTCTGGAAGGACATGATTGAAAAAGGTTACTTCACCGATCCAGGCATCCCCTTCGGCACGGGGGAGAATGCCATCCTGCCCCTGTTCCAGCAAGGCAAGGTCGCCATGATCCCCATCGGTGACTGGTACTCATCGACCCTGGTCGGTGGCGGCTTGAAACCCGGCGAAGACTACGACGCCTTCATCATGCCTAACATGGACTCCAAGCTTCCGCCCGCCCTGTTCTTCGAGGCTGGCCCCTTGCTGGTCGGCGAGAAAAGCCCCAACAAGGCCGATGCTATCAAGGCGGTCGAGTGGTGGATGTCGGTGGCGGCGCAGAACAAGTGGAGCGAGCTGGCCGGCTTCACCTCGGCCAACGCCAACGCCGATCCCGCCAATGCTGTGGGCGCCGGCATCCAGAAGTGGATTGCCGACAACAAGGCTGTCAAAGTGCAGCGCTATTGGGAAGCCACCCCACCCGACATCGTCGAATTCGCCGTGGATGAACTCGGTCGGTTCATGACCGACCCCAGCACGATGGACGAGGTGCTGAAGAACATTCAGGCCAAGGCTGACGAAGTCTGGGCCGCGCGCCAGTAA